A region of Solanum dulcamara chromosome 7, daSolDulc1.2, whole genome shotgun sequence DNA encodes the following proteins:
- the LOC129893861 gene encoding ABC transporter B family member 19-like — translation MAHSEFSSSTTRQRRHTTPVVMSQQPSTSFSMSMSTSHNFNRVRNPTPASPFASDSDRSWQGELSWQFDPTGWRDNRDLSAALSPWTATDTSFTSAANGSRIFRRSANDYYLSRTTDGGFHNFINPSYDHSYSGMQPSGRPELQSFDSRANENSYTSRNHVSREYKGKPWKSPRLTTITEGTSAGKSGPLAVKDELQSIDYDRIEDFERQVQVDGSNAHNHGILRVHHGHVNQMGHSFNTDTSDCDVKCVDHVYEEQSHHVQHFRQSNLHLYENDLYDDTDKNHAVHDEEDDTAAPKPVGLLSLFKYSTKLDIVLLLLGCIGALINGGSLPWYSYLFGNFVNKIALEKDKDQMMKDVGMVCVLMIGLSAIVMVGAYLETTCWRLVGERSAHRIRTKYLRAVLRQDIGFFDTELNTGEIMHGISSDVAQIQEVMGEKMAHFVHHIFTFINGYAVGFRRSWKVSLAVFAVTPLSMLCGLAYKAIYVGLTLKEEESYRKAGSIAEQAISSIRTVTAFVAEDYLDAKYVESLQKSGRLGAKVGFAKGAGIGVIYLVTYATWALAFWYGSILVAKGELSGGAAIACFFGVNVGGRGLALSLSYFAQFAQGTVAATRVFEVIDRVPEIDPYSPEGRRLSTIRGKIEFKCVGFSYPARPTVHILQSLNLVVPASRTLALVGISGGGKSTIFALIERFYDPFQGLITLDGHDIKTLQVKWLRTQIGMVGQEPVLFGTSILENVMMGQENATKKEAMAACIAANAHSFISRLPEGYDTQVGDRGTQLSGGQKQRIALARAMIKDPKILLLDEPTSALDPEAEAIVQQAIDKISKDRTTLVIAHRLATVRNAHTIVVLDRGSVVETGNHDQLMEKAGSYFGLIKLASEAVPKPMSNQGTVPKEKEFSAYEKSNYDVARVKGIYEISRSKYLESMQEGSHREEEEGEQAKMKNYRLSELWNLQRPELIVLLVGLIMGMFAGAILSLYPLVLGQALKVYFYTDMSRLKREVGYLCLILVGLGFGCIFAMVGQQGFCGWAGTKLTMRVRSFLFKSILKQEPGWFDLDENSTGVLVSRLSVDCVSFRSVLGDRFSVLLMGLSSAAVGLGVSFKLEWRLALLATSVTPFTLGASYLTLIINVGGKLDNSSYAKASSIAAGAVSNIRTVATFSTQEQIVKSFEQALSEPKRTSVRRSHMLGLALGLSQGVMYGAYTLTLWFGAYLVKQGFTNFGDVYKIFLILVLSSFAVGQLAGLAPDTSMASTVIPDVLAIINRRPSIGTDHLKGKKIEISKPFDIEFKMVTFAYPSRPDVIVLRNFTLKIRGGTMVALIGASGSGKSTVIWMIQRFYDPTQGRVLMEGVDLRELNLKWLRRQIALVSQEPALFSGTIRENIAFGKPNASWAEIEEAAKEAHIHKFISGLPQGYETEVGQSGVQLSGGQKQRIAIARAILKKSKLLLLDEASSALDLESEKHVQDALRKISKRATTVVVAHRLSTIREASVIAVVKDGTIAEYGSHDKLMASHLDGLYANLVRAETEALAFS, via the exons ATGGCTCATTCCGAGTTTTCGTCTTCCACGACTAGGCAGAGACGACATACTACACCAGTGGTGATGTCACAGCAACCCTCCACATCATTTTCAATGTCAATGTCTACCTCCCACAACTTCAACCGTGTGCGCAATCCCACCCCTGCTAGTCCTTTTGCCTCTGATAGTGACAG GTCATGGCAAGGGGAACTTTCTTGGCAGTTTGATCCAACCGGGTGGCGTGATAATCGTGACCTTAGTGCAGCACTAAGTCCATGGACAGCAACTGATACTTCTTTCACTTCAGCAGCAAATGGCAGTAGGATTTTCAGGAGATCAGCTAACGATTATTACTTATCGAGAACTACTGATGGCGGTTTTCATAACTTCATTAATCCATCTTACGATCATTCTTATTCTGGCATGCAGCCGTCTGGAAGACCTGAGCTTCAAAGTTTTGATTCCAGGGCTAATGAGAATTCTTATACCTCAAGGAATCATGTCTCCCGTGAATATAAGGGCAAGCCCTGGAAATCTCCAAGATTGACAACTATCACAGAAGGGACTAGTGCTGGAAAAAGTGGTCCTTTGGCTGTGAAAGACGAGCTCCAGTCGATAGATTATGACAGAATAGAAGATTTTGAAAGGCAAGTCCAGGTTGACGG GTCAAATGCTCATAATCATGGCATCTTAAGAGTTCATCATGGACACGTCAATCAGATGGGACATAGCTTCAACACCGATACATCAGATTGTGACGTGAAATGTgttgatcatgtttatgaggaACAGAGCCACCATGTTCAACATTTTAGACAATCAAATCTCCACCTGTATGAAAATGATTTGTACGATGATACTGACAAGAATCATGCAGTacatgatgaagaagatgacaCAGCAGCTCCTAAGCCAGTTGGGTTACTAAGCTTGTTCAAATACTCAACCAAGTTGGATATAGTACTACTGCTGTTGGGTTGTATTGGGGCTCTAATAAATGGAGGATCTCTTCCTTGGTATTCTTATCTTTTTGGTAACTTTGTAAACAAAATTGCCCTGGAGAAAGACAAAGACCAGATGATGAAGGATGTGGGAATG GTGTGTGTGCTAATGATTGGACTATCAGCAATAGTCATGGTTGGAGCATACTTAG AGACAACTTGTTGGAGATTGGTGGGAGAAAGATCAGCTCACAGAATAAGAACCAAGTATCTAAGAGCTGTTTTGCGACAAGACATAGGATTTTTTGACACAGAACTGAATACTGGTGAAATTATGCATGGAATTTCGAGTGATGTAGCACAAATCCAAGAAGTAATGGGAGAAAAG ATGGCACATTTTGTTCACCACATCTTCACTTTCATCAATGGCTATGCAGTTGGTTTTAGAAGATCATGGAAGGTTTCCCTGGCAGTTTTTGCAGTAACACCACTGTCAATGTTATGTGGTCTTGCTTACAAAGCCATCTATGTTGGCCTCACACTGAAAGAAGAG GAATCTTACAGAAAAGCTGGAAGCATTGCAGAGCAAGCAATAAGTTCAATTAGGACCGTAACTGCTTTTGTAGCAGAGGACTATTTAGATGCAAAATATGTGGAATCTCTGCAGAAATCGGGGCGTTTGGGGGCAAAGGTTGGATTTGCTAAAGGAGCAGGAATTGGAGTTATTTATTTAGTTACTTATGCGACATGGGCATTGGCTTTCTGGTACGGTTCAATCCTTGTAGCAAAGGGAGAGCTTTCGGGTGGGGCAGCGATTGCTTGTTTCTTTGGTGTAAATGTAGGAGGCAG GGGATTGGCTCTATCCCTATCTTATTTTGCTCAGTTTGCACAAGGGACTGTTGCAGCTACCAGGGTATTTGAAGTTATAGACAGGGTGCCAGAGATAGATCCCTACAGTCCAGAGGGAAGGAGGTTGTCAACTATAAGAGGGAAGATTGAATTTAAATGTGTTGGCTTTTCATATCCGGCTCGTCCAACTGTCCATATTCTCCAGTCTCTTAACTTAGTTGTTCCAGCTTCTAGGACATTGGCATTAGTGGGCATCAGTGGAGGTGGAAAGTCAACAATTTTTGCTCTTATAGAAAGGTTTTATGATCCTTTTCAGG GTCTTATTACCTTGGATGGTCATGATATAAAAACATTGCAAGTAAAGTGGCTGAGGACTCAGATAGGTATGGTTGGTCAAGAACCAGTACTATTTGGGACAAGCATACTTGAAAATGTGATGATGGGACAAGAAAATGCTACGAAGAAAGAGGCTATGGCTGCTTGCATTGCGGCGAATGCTCACAGCTTTATCTCAAGACTTCCAGAAGGCTATGATACACAG GTTGGAGACCGAGGAACCCAACTCTCTGGAGGACAAAAGCAGCGGATTGCTCTTGCTCGAGCAATGATTAAAGACccaaaaattcttcttttagaCGAGCCAACAAGTGCCTTAGACCCCGAGGCAGAAGCCATTGTACAACAGGCCATTGACAAGATCTCCAAGGACAGAACCACGTTAGTGATTGCCCATAGGTTAGCAACAGTAAGAAATGCTCACACAATAGTCGTTCTTGATCGTGGTTCAGTTGTTGAGACAGGTAACCATGACCAGCTAATGGAAAAGGCTGGGTCATATTTTGGCCTCATCAAGCTTGCTTCAGAAGCAGTCCCAAAACCTATGTCAAATCAGGGAACTGTTCCAAAGGAAAAGGAATTCTCTGCCTATGAGAAATCAAATTATGATGTGGCCAGGGTAAAAGGTATATATGAAATCTCAAGATCAAAGTACCTAGAATCTATGCAAGAAGGAAGCCACAGagaagaggaagaaggagaGCAAGCAAAGATGAAGAACTATCGTCTCTCAGAATTATGGAACCTGCAGCGACCGGAGCTGATAGTGCTATTAGTAGGGCTAATTATGGGTATGTTTGCAGGTGCAATTCTTTCCCTCTATCCATTAGTTCTAGGGCAAGCACTTAAAGTATACTTTTATACAGACATGTCAAGATTGAAAAGGGAAGTTGGATACCTCTGCTTGATACTAGTTGGTCTTGGATTTGGATGTATATTCGCTATGGTAGGCCAGCAAGGCTTCTGTGGTTGGGCTGGTACCAAGCTCACCATGAGAGTTAGAAGTTTCTTGTTTAAATCTATACTCAAACAAGAACCTGGTTGGTTTGATCTTGACGAGAATTCCACTGGAGTTCTAGTGTCAAGGCTTTCTGTTGATTGTGTTAGCTTCAGGTCTGTTCTTGGTGATAGGTTCTCTGTCCTGCTTATGGGCCTGAGCTCAGCAGCTGTTGGACTCGGAGTGTCGTTCAAACTTGAATGGAGACTAGCTCTTTTGGCCACTTCTGTCACACCATTTACTCTAGGAGCAAGCTACCTCACTTTGATTATAAATGTAGGAGGGAAACTAGACAACAGCTCTTATGCTAAAGCAAGCAGTATAGCTGCAGGTGCTGTATCAAATATAAGAACTGTGGCAACATTCTCAACTCAGGAGCAAATAGTTAAATCATTTGAACAAGCTTTATCTGAGCCCAAGCGAACATCAGTCAGAAGGTCACATATGCTTGGTCTAGCACTAGGCCTTTCTCAAGGTGTAATGTATGGAGCATATACCCTGACTCTATGGTTTGGTGCATACTTGGTAAAGCAAGGATTTACCAATTTCGGCGATGTATATAAGATTTTCCTAATACTTGTACTAAGCTCATTTGCTGTGGGACAACTTGCTGGCCTTGCCCCAGATACATCTATGGCTTCAACTGTAATACCCGATGTTCTTGCTATCATTAATCGTAGGCCTTCAATAGGCACTGATCATCTGAAAGGAAAAAAGATTGAGATATCAAAGCCATTTGATATAGAATTTAAGATGGTCACATTTGCATATCCATCAAGGCCAGATGTCATAGTGTTAAGAAACTTTACTCTTAAGATCAGAGGTGGGACAATGGTAGCATTGATTGGAGCAAGTGGATCTGGAAAGTCAACCGTAATATGGATGATACAGAGGTTTTACGACCCAACACAAGGGAGAGTACTAATGGAAGGGGTTGATCTGAGGGAGCTAAATTTGAAGTGGTTGAGAAGGCAGATAGCCCTGGTCAGTCAAGAGCCGGCCCTATTCTCTGGCACCATTAGAGAGAATATTGCATTTGGCAAACCTAATGCTTCATGGGCTGAAATTGAAGAAGCAGCAAAGGAAGCTCACATTCATAAGTTTATCAGTGGACTTCCTCAAGGGTATGAAACAGAG GTCGGTCAGAGTGGAGTTCAGTTATCAGGTGGCCAGAAACAGAGGATAGCAATTGCAAGAGCCatactcaagaaatcaaagTTGCTCCTATTGGATGAAGCTAGCAGTGCATTGGACTTGGAATCAGAGAAGCATGTTCAAGATGCACTTAGGAAGATTTCCAAGAGGGCTACCACAGTTGTGGTAGCTCATCGGCTTTCCACAATTAGAGAAGCCAGTGTGATTGCTGTTGTGAAGGATGGTACAATAGCAGAATATGGAAGTCATGACAAACTCATGGCTTCCCATCTTGATGGTCTATATGCTAACTTAGTTCGGGCAGAAACAGAAGCGTTGGCATTTTCTTGA
- the LOC129896884 gene encoding COP1-interacting protein 7-like → MESDLLLDYAVFQLSPKRSRCELFVSRGGNTEKLASGLLKPFVTHLKIAEEQVALAVQSIKLEVERRKKAESWFTKGTLERFVRFVSTPEVLELVNTLDAEMSQLEAARKLYSQGAGDQFNGNGSGGSGVTIAADATKKELLRAIDVRLTTVQQDLSTACTRAAAAGFNLETVSELQTFSERFGAPRLNEACNKFLTLKERRPELISLRKVSGRDDGAVRCSYGSDMSIDEDPTTPDQRLTGSHSAGSEKSSTCQQPKPHESSMEPEEKGSIAENEKEKVEEEVEKSTDQAKLKRRLSVQERISMFENKQKESSGGSGKPAVVKTPELRRLSSDVSVPPVLRRWSGASDMSIDLGGDRKDMESPLCTPSSALDVRGESRLDDHARNVQDSPRARPNSNSGIRDVDQGRGKTRSSSHMSEAEDKIVKNQPDIGGPFSTSHMGKSADVGLTTNADFKGSQGGKEFERSKGQVSRQIVGLKDQGSLPEQPGAVQTEIWHQKEGTGSIDHLVSRRDKTPPRTVGASAQLDSGSTSRVTETSPAKVLEDNSMNLQSRWRSLSETEEVEKHELSPFEKFVSASQSNVKELGHEPMKFKKQGGAAELVKKTQDRGYEIMSGTGKTPLSSKVVLEAEGGLDSFSTPPIEQVQRARQPKANQEMNDDLKMKANELEKLFAEHKLRAPGDKSNSTKRSRPGDVQSRPSASSSYRNSVVDNNNVRTSDSYLFNEPASSSKDVLNRNFSELSFSEGSRGKSYERYMQKRDTKLREEWSSKGAEKEAKQKAMENSLERSRAEMKAKLAGSADKDSMVSSSHRRAERLRSYNSRSILRRDQQQLVFEQSDNEEDMFELSKQKKYGGDRPFEETSFGDDVRKSTRSKKPLPVKGLSSSTPRTTVAPVPRSSGKASNNTSGKRRIQSENPLVQSVPNFSDMRKENTKPSSTAGKTTRSQSRNYTRSKSTSEEVPLIKEDKSRRSQSLRKSSANIVEFRETSTFDSDGVVLTPLKFDKDEMERSITDTFPKSSSSKALLKKGKNTDFSSRGGLTKTRASAVSNIVDDNDEYDDMVFEPEDSEGRDPDEEEEEFENMTAEIQEDFDNGEPRLSHDSEKLENSGSENGDVLRSFSQVTSASEAVLPSMVSNKLLSGGIVQDSPGESPVSWNTHAHHPFSYPHEMSDVDASVDSPVGSPASWNSHSLIQTDSDAARMRKKWGMAQKPMLVANSSHNQSRRDMARGFKRFLKFGRKNRGTDNLVDWISATTSEGDDDTEDGRDPSNRSSDDLRKSRMGFSQEHPSDDSFYENEFFSDQVQALRSSIPAPPANFKLREDHLSGSSIKAPRSFFSLSTFRSKGSDSKPK, encoded by the exons ATGGAATCGGATTTGCTACTTGATTATGCTGTTTTCCAGCTGTCACCAAAGCGCTCTCG ATGTGAATTGTTTGTTTCTCGTGGTGGAAACACGGAGAAACTAGCATCAGGATTGTTGAAGCCTTTTGTGACCCATTTGAAAATTGCAGAAGAGCAAGTTGCATTGGCTGTTCAATCGATCAAGCTTGAAGTTGAAAGGCGCAAAAAGGCTGAATCATGGTTCACAAAAGGAACCCTGgaaag GTTTGTGAGGTTTGTCAGCACGCCAGAAGTTCTGGAGCTTGTCAACACATTAGATGCAGAAATGTCCCAGCTTGAAGCAGCCCGGAAGTTATATTCACAG GGAGCAGGCGACCAGTTTAATGGGAATG GTAGTGGTGGATCTGGGGTTACCATAGCAGCTGATGCGACAAA GAAGGAGCTACTGCGAGCAATTGATGTGAGGCTCACTACAGTTCAACAGGACTTATCTACAGCTTGTACTCGTGCAGCAGCAGCAGGTTTCAATTTGGAGACAGTATCTGAACTTCAAACTTTTTCAGAACGGTTTGGTGCCCCTAGATTGAA CGAGGCCTGCAACAAATTTTTAACCTTAAAGGAGAGGCGGCCCGAATTGATCAGTTTACGGAAAGTGTCTGGAAGAGACGATGGAGCCGTACGATGTTCTTATGGATCCGACATGTCCATTGACGAGGACCCCACTACTCCTGACCAACGACTTACTGGGTCCCACTCTGCCGGCTCTGAAAAGTCCTCAACATGTCAGCAACCAAAACCCCATGAGTCCAGCATGGAACCAGAGGAAAAGGGCTCCATTGCTGAAAACGAAAAGGAGAAAGTGGAGGAGGAGGTAGAGAAATCCACTGATCAAGCAAAACTGAAAAGGCGGCTAAGCGTTCAAGAACGCATTAGTATGTTTGAGAACAAACAGAAGGAGAGTTCTGGGGGCAGCGGCAAGCCTGCCGTGGTGAAAACCCCAGAGCTACGTAGGTTATCATCTGATGTCTCAGTTCCGCCGGTGTTAAGAAGATGGAGTGGCGCCAGTGACATGAGTATTGATTTGGGTGGTGACAGGAAGGATATGGAGAGCCCTCTATGCACACCATCTTCTGCCTTGGATGTACGTGGTGAAAGTAGATTGGACGACCACGCTAGGAATGTCCAAGATTCTCCCAGGGCCAGGCCAAACTCAAATTCAGGCATCCGTGATGTTGATCAGGGTCGTGGGAAGACCAGATCAAGCTCACATATGAGTGAGGCTGAGGATAAGATTGTGAAAAATCAACCGGATATTGGAGGGCCATTCTCCACCTCGCATATGGGTAAAAGTGCTGATGTTGGTTTGACTACTAACGCAGACTTCAAGGGTTCTCAAGGTGGTAAGGAGTTTGAGAGGAGCAAAGGACAAGTTAGTCGTCAGATTGTTGGCCTAAAGGACCAGGGTAGTCTACCAGAGCAACCTGGAGCTGTGCAGACCGAGATTTGGCATCAGAAGGAGGGTACTGGATCGATTGATCATTTGGTTTCTAGGCGGGATAAAACTCCTCCAAGAACCGTAGGGGCCTCTGCACAGTTGGATAGTGGTTCTACATCAAGAGTTACAGAAACTTCTCCTGCTAAAGTCCTCGAAGATAATTCAATGAATCTGCAGTCAAGATGGCGATCACTTTCTGAAACTGAGGAAGTTGAAAAGCATGAGCTGTCTCCATTCGAGAAATTTGTTAGTGCTTCTCAATCAAATGTCAAAGAGCTTGGACATGAACCaatgaaatttaagaaacaGGGTGGTGCTGCTGAACTGGTTAAGAAGACTCAAGATAGGGGGTATGAGATCATGTCTGGAACTGGCAAAACACCACTCTCAAGTAAAGTGGTTTTAGAGGCTGAGGGGGGACTTGACTCATTTTCGACTCCCCCTATCGAGCAAGTTCAGAGGGCACGGCAGCCCAAAGCAAACCAGGAAATGAATGATGACTTGAAAATGAAAGCTAATGAGCTAGAGAAGCTTTTTGCTGAACACAAATTACGTGCTCCTGGTGATAAATCTAATTCTACCAAGAGGAGCAGGCCAGGTGACGTGCAAAGCCGTCCATCTGCTAGTTCATCCTACAGGAATTCTGTGGTAGATAATAATAATGTTAGGACTTCTGACAGTTACTTGTTTAATGAACCTGCCTCAAGTTCCAAGGATGTTCTAAATAGGAATTTCTCTGAACTAAGTTTTTCGGAGGGTTCTCGGGGAAAATCCTATGAGAGGTATATGCAGAAAAGGGATACAAAACTCAGGGAAGAATGGAGTTCTAAGGGAGCAGAGAAGGAAGCCAAACAGAAGGCTATGGAGAATAGCCTTGAGAGGAGTAGAGCTGAGATGAAGGCTAAGTTGGCTGGATCTGCTGATAAAGACAGTATGGTTTCTAGTTCCCATCGCCGTGCTGAGAGACTCAGATCATATAATTCGAGGTCTATTCTAAGGAGAGACCAG CAACAATTAGTTTTTGAGCAAAGTGATAATGAAGAAGATATGTTTGAATTATCGAAGCAGAAAAAATATGGTGGAGACAGGCCTTTCGAGGAAACATCCTTCGGTGATGATGTTCGTAAAAGCACTCGGAGTAAGAAGCCTTTACCTGTCAAAGGTTTATCTTCATCCACACCTCGCACCACAGTAGCACCTGTTCCAAGGTCTTCTGGGAAAGCTTCTAATAATACATCAGGTAAGCGGAGAATTCAATCTGAAAATCCTCTGGTACAGTCTGTCCCAAACTTCTCTGACATGAGAAAGGAAAACACCAAACCTTCTTCCACAGCTGGTAAGACAACTCGTTCACAATCTAGAAATTACACCCGTAGCAAAAGCACAAGTGAAGAGGTGCCCCTTATCAAGGAGGACAAATCGCGAAGATCACAATCCTTGAGAAAAAGCTCCGCCAATATTGTGGAATTTAGGGAGACATCCACTTTCGATTCTGATGGTGTTGTTCTGACACCTCTCAAGTTTGACAAAGACGAGATGGAGCGGAGTATCACTGATACATTTCCAAAGAGTTCTAGTTCGAAGGCTTTACTAAAGAAGGGTAAGAATACTGACTTCAGCTCTAGAGGTGGTCTGACTAAGACAAGGGCTTCTGCTGTATCTAATATTGTGGACGACAATGATGAGTATGATGATATGGTATTTGAGCCAGAAGACTCCGAAGGAAGGGACCCtgatgaagaagaggaagaatttGAGAACATGACTGCTGAAATTCAGGAAGACTTTGATAATGGGGAACCAAGACTGAGCCATGATTCAGAGAAGTTGGAAAACTCAGGATCAGAGAACGGTGATGTTTTGAGATCATTTTCTCAAGTGACCTCTGCTTCAGAAGCTGTATTGCCTTCTATGGTCTCTAACAAGCTGTTGTCTGGTGGAATTGTACAAGATTCACCAGGAGAAAGTCCCGTCTCATGGAATACACATGCTCATCACCCTTTTTCTTATCCTCATGAGATGTCTGATGTTGATGCATCCGTGGACTCTCCTGTGGGAAGTCCTGCGTCCTGGAATTCACATTCTCTAATTCAAACAGATAGTGATGCAGCTAGAATGAGGAAGAAATGGGGAATGGCTCAGAAACCTATGCTCGTGGCAAATTCTTCTCATAATCAATCACGCAGAGATATGGCTAGAGGATTTAAACGGTTTCTGAAGTTTGGGAGGAAAAATCGTGGCACAGATAATTTGGTTGACTGGATTTCTGCTACCACTTCTGAAGGAGATGATGATACAGAGGATGGACGTGACCCTTCTAATCGATCTTCAGATGATTTAAGAAAGTCAAGAATGGGCTTCTCTCAGGAACATCCATCTGATGATAGCTTTTATGAGAATGAGTTTTTCAGTGATCAAG TTCAAGCCTTGCGCAGTTCAATCCCAGCACCTCCAGCTAACTTCAAGTTGCGGGAGGATCATTTATCAGGGAGCTCAATAAAAG CTCCAAGGTCATTCTTCTCCTTGTCGACATTCAGAAGCAAGGGAAGTGACTCAAAGCCAAAGTGA